The following proteins are co-located in the Oncorhynchus gorbuscha isolate QuinsamMale2020 ecotype Even-year linkage group LG22, OgorEven_v1.0, whole genome shotgun sequence genome:
- the eif2b5 gene encoding translation initiation factor eIF-2B subunit epsilon — MSSRGGKQKKGHVTGEQEEEEQPLQAVLVADSFNRRFFPISKDQPRALLPLGNVAMIDYTLEFLTSTGVQETFVFCCWMSNKIKDHLLKSKWCRPTSPNVVHIITSDLYRSLGDVLRDVDAKNLVRNDFILVYGDVVSNIDVSQALQEHRHRRKVDKNISVMTMVFKESSPGHKSRCEEDDVIVAMDSKSKRVLHYQKTQGLKKLQFPMNIFQHGSDEFEIRHDLLDCHISICSPQVAELFTDNFDYQTRNDFVRGILVNEEILGNQIHLYVTQDGYGARVSNLQMYDSVSSDMVRRWVYPLTPEANFTDQHGQGCTHSRHNVYRGAEVSLGHGSQMEENVLIGRDTSIGANCHISNSVIGNNCTIGDNVVLDRAHMWNNVHISSNVEIHQSVVCDGAVVKEAVHLNKQCVLAYNVVIGPNLSLPEGTVVSMHHPEEEEEDDDDEFLSDDQEVGHGTDKTRQKAFNPAEVGPEGKGYIWKASMNDTEDEELAQCLWGLVLNPDPESDSESEASEESQDRSRSVSPEIDDVNAFQLEVLGTLQRGLEENIVCDNLVLEINSLKYAYNITLKEVMQILTRVVLEYPFQQQGTQLTTLQYTGSLLPLLKTWSPVFKNYIKRAQDHLDCLSAVEELFLEQDTHQTAMVKVLMKMYQLEILEEEAILKWFSTGATNDKSRQLRKNQGLQKFIQWLKEAEDESSEEGE; from the exons ATGTCTAGcagaggaggaaaacagaagaaAGGTCATGTCACCGGtgaacaggaggaagaggagcagccgCTTCAAGCTGTGCTAGTCGCCGATAGCTTCAACCGGAGGTTTTTCCCCATCTCCAAAGACCAACCCAGG GCTCTCCTACCGTTGGGCAATGTGGCCATGATAGACTACACCTTGGAGTTCCTAACATCCACTGGTGTTCAGGAGACATTTGTCTTCTGCTGCTGGATGTCCAACAAGATCAAGGACCACCTGct TAAGTCCAAGTGGTGTCGTCCCACCTCTCCAAACGTGGTTCACATCATCACCTCTGATCTGTACCGTTCCCTCGGCGACGTGCTGCGGGATGTGGACGCCAAGAATCTGGTGAGGAACGACTTCATCCTGGTCTACGGAGACGTGGTGTCCAACATCGATGTCAGCCAGGCCCTACAGGAGCACCG GCACCGGCGTAAGGTGGACAAGAACATCTCTGTGATGACCATGGTGTTCAAAGAGTCATCTCCGGGCCACAAGTCTCGCTGCGAGGAGGATGACGTGATCGTTGCCATGGACAGCAAGAGCAAGCGGGTCCTCCACTACCAGAAGACACAGGGCCTTAAGAAGCTACAGTTTCCCATG AACATTTTCCAACATGGAAGTGATGAGTTTGAAATCAGACATGATCTGCTGGACTGTCACATCAGTATCTGTTCCCCACAG GTTGCTGAACTCTTCACAGACAACTTTGACTACCAGACCAGGAATGACTTTGTCAGAGGGATTCTGGTCAATGAAGAG ATTCTGGGCAACCAGATCCACCTGTATGTAACACAGGATGGCTATGGAGCACGCGTGTCCAACCTGCAGATGTACGACTCCGTCTCCTCAGACATGGTACGTCGCTGGGTCTATCCCCTCACCCCCGAGGCGAACTTCACAGACCAGCATGGGCAGGGGTGTACCCACTCTCGCCATAACGTCTATCGGGGCGCCGAGGTCAGCCTGGGGCACGGCAGCCAGATGGAGGAGAACGTTCTGATTGGTCGAGACACCAGCATCGGGGCCAACTGTCACATATCAAACAGTGTCATCGGCAACAACTGCACCATAG GGGACAACGTGGTGTTAGACCGGGCCCACATGTGGAACAACGTACACATCTCCAGCAACGTAGAGATTCACCAGTCAGTGGTGTGTGATGGGGCTGTGGTCAAAGAGGCTGTACACCTCAACAAACAGTGTGTCCTCGCGTACAAC GTGGTGATTGGTCCGAACCTGTCCCTCCCAGAAGGGACTGTGGTGTCCATGCATCaccctgaggaagaggaggaagatgatgatgatgaattcCTCAGTGATGACCAGGAAGTGGGACACGGCACAGACAAGACCAGGCAGAAAG CATTTAACCCAGCCGAGGTAGGACCTGAGGGCAAAGGTTATATCTGGAAGGCCAGTATGAACGACACTGAGGATGAAGAGCTggcacagtgtctatggg GCCTGGTGCTTAACCCTGATCcagagagtgacagtgagagTGAGGCCAGCGAGGAATCTCAGGATCGCAGTCGCAGTGTCTCACCAGAGATTGATGACGTCAATG CTTTCCAGTTGGAAGTGTTGGGGACACTACAGAGAGGTTTGGAGGAGAACATCGTCTGTGACAACCTGGTCCTCGAGATCAACTCTCTCAA GTATGCCTATAACATCACTCTCAAGGAGGTAATGCAGATTCTGACCAGAGTTGTTCTGGAGTACCCCTTCCAACAGCAGGGGACGCAGCTCACCACCCTACAGTACACCGGTTCACTACTGCCT CTGCTGAAGACGTGGTCTCCGGTGTTTAAGAACTACATCAAGAGAGCTCAGGATCACCTGGACTGCCTGTCTGCTGTGGAGGAGCTGTTCCTGGAGCAGGACACTCATCAGACTGCTATGGTCAAG GTGCTGATGAAAATGTACCAGCTGGAGATCCTAGAGGAGGAGGCCATCCTAAAATGGTTCTCTACCGGAGCCACCAATGACAAGAGCAGACAGCTACGCAAGAACCAGGGA CTCCAGAAGTTTATCCAGtggttgaaagaagcagaggacGAGTCTTCGGAGGAAGGAGAGTGA